Proteins found in one Anopheles aquasalis chromosome 3, idAnoAquaMG_Q_19, whole genome shotgun sequence genomic segment:
- the LOC126578396 gene encoding E3 ubiquitin-protein ligase AMFR-like — protein MPVVLNGLIVLPSVRLYTSFTVLMMSACLYYALIMTSDPNWRAHTNLTASALTDSTEGVSPATATATAATAAAIVATTGAQGAPSLDGAGGKLDASAGAGTGGASILSVAEIESLEEKILAAADLPDQARQMLRVAGAGDDAAVHEPAEHSASDSEQEVDEEEEAEEEDDDEEERWSIGNDTRTFGAYLKDTATFMAMEPFCIWTLINTAYCCLILLGKSIQKFVFGELRISEQQHMKDKFWNFIFYKFIFVFGVVNVQYLYEVILWVSWFSALGFLHLLSQLSKDRFEYLSFSPTTPGWSHFRLLSLLGAILTLAGLMVVISIGVGVFVGSFNTFAFMSAECILLAIRTLHVLIRYGMFLHDMRQGRIGSESISWDKRGPVAYYFELSFEMAALAVDLLHHMHMLLWSNIFLSMASLVIIMQLRYLFNEIQRKIKKHRNYLWVLKHMEKSYPLATAEDLKQNSDNCAICWEKMETARKLPCCHLFHNSCLQSWLEQDTSCPTCRLALSVHQHGAGPGGRGVGSPGLLPNDIRIDDQEPTTMGGGRTANNHFFHFNGSRYVSWLPNFSVEVTHINNMLRPGIDTIPLTAAAANHTSQVRNMARHVQEMFPRYPLSVLIADLQISRSIEVTIDNILDGRLVIPSGNGGAGGMPSSFEDEEEDGGLVGVPASPYGGGRRARLEHGGEHGQHEEDDEFYPASATDDPSPVSSESSGSPSPSSSSSSPSSSPSSSSLSSPVSPAGYEVERGTKIFGCTDTLLRDDSSGAEEPPLMGGSFPFGVRFSKSPEEREQILQRRKEQLVAIARRRYLEKNKSELNQRATTAAVATSSSSSSGGGTVKHRNKSCMETTTTTTPVMVPPSGGSVLHEPSSSQSPQPQQEEQQQQQQQHQMVMTGSRQ, from the exons ATGCCGGTCGTACTGAATGGACTGATCGTGTTGCCGTCGGTGCGGCTGTACACCAGCTtcacggtgctgatgatgtccGCCTGCCTCTACTACGCCCTCATCATGACCAGCGATCCAAACTGGCGAGCGCACACGAACCTAACGGCGTCAGCGTTGACGGACTCCACCGAAGGAGTATCACCtgcgacggcaacggcgacggctgctactgctgctgcaatcgtgGCCACTACAGGAGCACAAGGTGCGCCCAGTCTCGACGGAGCCGGAGGAAAGCTTGATGCATCGGCTGGTGCCGGTACTGGCGGTGCATCAATCCTGTCGGTGGCCGAAATTGAATCGCTCGAGGAAAAGATACTGGCCGCTGCCGATTTGCCTGATCAAGCGCGCCAAATGCTACGCGTAGCCGGTGCTGGAGACGATGCAGCAGTCCATGAACCAGCAGAGCACTCGGCCAGTGATAGCGAGCAGGAggtggacgaggaggaggaggcggaggaggaagacgacgatgaggaggagcgATGGTCGATCGGTAACGATACGAGAACGTTCGGTGCCTACCTCAAGGATACGGCCACCTTTATGGCCATGGAACCATTTTGCATTTGG ACCTTAATCAACACGGCGTACTGCTGCCTGATACTGCTCGGTAAATCGATACAAAAGTTTGTCTTCGGTGAGCTGCGGATATCCGAACAGCAG CACATGAAGGACAAGTTCTGGAACTTTATATTCTACAAGTTTATCTTCGTCTTTGGCGTCGTTAACGTGCAGTACCTGTACGAG GTCATACTATGGGTTTCCTGGTTCTCGGCGCTCGGCTTCCTTCATCTACTGTCGCAGCTCAGCAAGGATCGCTTCGAGTAT CTATCCTTCTCCCCGACGACCCCGGGATGGTCCCATTTCCGGCTGCTGTCGCTACTCGGTGCAATCCTGACGCTGGCCGGGCTCATGGTGGTGATCTCGATCGGTGTCGGCGTCTTCGTCGGTAGCTTCAACACGTTTGCCTTCATGTCGGCTGAG TGCATCCTGCTTGCGATACGGACTTTACACGTGCTGATACGATATGGCATGTTCCTGCACGATATGCGCCAGGGCCGCATCGGAAGTGAAT CGATTTCGTGGGATAAGCGCGGTCCGGTGGCGTACTACTTCGAGCTGTCGTTCGAGATGGCGGCCCTGGCGGTCGATCTACTGCACCACATGCACATGCTACTGTGGAGCAACATCTTCCTGTCGATGGCCAGCCTGGTGATCATCATGCAGCTGCGCTACCTGTTCAACGAGATCCAGCGCAAGATCAAGAAGCACCGGAACTACCTGTGGGTGCTGAAGCACATGGAGAAGAGCTACCCGCTGGCGACGGCCGAagatttgaagcaaaactcGGACAATTGTGCTATTTGCTGGGAGAAGATGGAGACCGCACGTAAGCTTCCGTGTTGCCATCTGTTCCACAA CTCGTGTTTGCAGTCGTGGCTTGAACAGGACACCAGCTGCCCTACCTGCCGACTCGCTCTGAGCGTACACCAGCATGGGGCTGGACCGGGAGGCCGAGGGGTCGGTAGCCCAGGACTGCTACCGAACGATATTCGCATCGATGATCaggaaccgacgacgatgggtgGTGGCCGAACGGCTAACAATCACTTCTTTCACTTTAACGGTTCCCGATATGTGTCCTGGTTGCCGAACTTCTCCGTCGAAGTGACACACATCAACAATATGCTGCGACCAGGGATCGATACGATTCCGCTGACGGCAGCCGCCGCCAACCATACGTCCCAGGTGCGCAATATGGCACGGCACGTGCAGGAGATGTTCCCACGCTATCCGCTCTCGGTGTTGATTGCCGATCTGCAGATATCGCGCTCGATCGAGGTGACGATCGATAACATTCTGGACGGTAGGTTAGTGATACCGAGCGGtaatggtggtgccggtggtatgCCATCGTCGTttgaggatgaggaagaggatggtGGGCTGGTCGGGGTGCCAGCTTCCCcttatggtggtggtagacGTGCGAGACTGGAACACGGTGGTGAGCACGGGCAGCacgaagaggatgatgagTTCTATCCGGCGTCGGCCACGGATGATCCTTCACCGGTTAGCTCCGAGTCGTCAGGATCACCATCcccatcgtcttcgtcctcttcgccctcatcatcaccgtcgtcgtcatcactaTCGTCACCGGTTTCACCCGCTGGTTACGAAGTGGAACGAGGCACCAAGATTTTTGGCTGCACGGACACACTGTTACGTGATGATAGTAGTGGCGCCGAGGAACCACCTTTGATGGGTGGATCATTCCCATTCGGTGTCCGGTTTTCCAAGAGTCCCGAAGAACGGGAACAGATCCTACAGCGGCGCAAGGAGCAACTGGTGGCCATAGCACGAAGAAG ATACTTGGAGAAGAACAAATCGGAGCTCAATCAACGGGCGACAACGGCAGCCGTAGCGACCAGCAGTTCTTCGTCTTCCGGCGGAGGAACGGTCAAGCATCGAAATAAGAGCTGCAtggaaacgacgacgacgacgacgccggtgaTGGTTCCCCCGAGTGGTGGATCCGTTTTACATGAACCGTCCTCTTCTCAATCACCTCAGCCACAGCAggaggaacagcaacaacagcagcagcagcaccagatggTGATGACGGGAAGTAGACAGTAA